Below is a window of Alphaproteobacteria bacterium DNA.
GAATATTTTATTGCTATAAACCACAACAATATTTACTATTTTATTAGTTTTTGCATTTAAAGACATAATCATATAATCAATTCCGTGGAAATACTTTAAGGATTAAAATATGAGTTGGCTTACAAATTTCGTCAGACCCAAAATTCAAGCTTTGGTCCGTAAAGCAGATGTACCAGAAAATTTATGGATCAAATGTCCAGGATGTGGCCAAATGATTTTCCACAGAGATTTGGAAGCAAATCTCCATGTTTGTCCACAATGCCATCACCATTTACGTATTAATTATCAACAAAGATTATCTTTATTGTTTGACGAAGGTATTTATGAAAAAATTTCTGGACCCAAAACAGAACCTGATCCGTTAAAATTTCGTGATCAAAAACGTTACAGTGACCGCCTTAAAGAGGCACAAGCCAAAACTTCAGAACATGATGCATTAATTATTGCTGAAGGTACTATTGGTGGGCATAGAACCGTTGTTGCTCTTTTTAATTTTTCTTTCATGGCTGGATCTATGGGGGTCGCTGTTGGTGAAGGATTGATTACGGCCGCTTTGCGAGCTATAGAAACTAAATCTGCTTTTTTAACTATACCAGCCTCAGGCGGGGCT
It encodes the following:
- the accD gene encoding acetyl-CoA carboxylase, carboxyltransferase subunit beta, encoding MSWLTNFVRPKIQALVRKADVPENLWIKCPGCGQMIFHRDLEANLHVCPQCHHHLRINYQQRLSLLFDEGIYEKISGPKTEPDPLKFRDQKRYSDRLKEAQAKTSEHDALIIAEGTIGGHRTVVALFNFSFMAGSMGVAVGEGLITAALRAIETKSAFLTIPASGGARMQEGILSLMQMPRSVIALDKVRKAKLPYIVLLTDPTTGGVSASFAMLGDIAIAEPGCVIGFAGARVIEETIREKLPEGFQKSEYLLDHGMIDMVVHRKDLPQTLAKILNHIHSNTHT